Proteins from a genomic interval of Stenotrophomonas maltophilia R551-3:
- a CDS encoding polysaccharide biosynthesis protein translates to MASPWRDRILGLMPRSAIVCHDLFMVWACWQLLHAGRYSILPNAPALPLWNVDTTLVLLLQGLVFWRVGLYRGLWRFASVSDLLNIFKASFIGMVAIVLVLMWKRFDGVPMSVLVIYPFALSALLGAPRLLYRAWKDYQSLQSDSSARRVLILGAGQAAETLVRDLRRSGNFEPVGLLDDAPHLRGAKLQGLPILGGLDDAPAVVRETAAKLLVIAMPSLDAAGMQRVVAICESTGVPFRTVPKLSDILQGQSLPGQLKEVAIEDLLGRKPIMPDWNLIRGWLGGRTVMVTGAGGSIGSELCRQCARHGAGRIILLEISELLLLTIEGELRRSFPDVEVEAVLGDCGDPAVIRHALSLHPVDTAFHAAAYKHVPVLERQLREAVRNNILATENVARACMEARVEHFVFISTDKAVDPVNALGASKRYAEMICQSLDQKSTHTRFVTVRFGNVLASAGSVVPLFREQILRGGPVTVTDPEVSRYFMTIPEACQLILQAAASASHGAIYTLDMGEPVPIRVLAEQMIRLAGKQPYKDVQIIYTGLRPGEKLHETLFYSDEDYRSTAHPKILEAGVRTFARDVVLGNVPRLREAVCSYDTTSIQEILFATMPEFSPIEQDAYISSAKVVPFPAREANRHQ, encoded by the coding sequence ATGGCTTCACCCTGGCGGGACAGAATCCTCGGCCTGATGCCGCGTTCGGCCATCGTCTGCCACGACCTCTTCATGGTCTGGGCATGCTGGCAGCTGCTCCATGCGGGGCGCTACTCGATCCTTCCCAACGCGCCCGCGCTTCCCCTGTGGAATGTCGACACCACCCTGGTACTGCTGCTGCAGGGCCTGGTGTTCTGGCGCGTTGGCCTGTATCGCGGGCTGTGGCGTTTCGCCAGCGTCAGCGACCTGCTGAACATCTTCAAGGCCAGCTTCATCGGCATGGTCGCCATCGTGCTGGTGCTGATGTGGAAGCGCTTCGATGGCGTGCCGATGTCGGTGCTGGTGATCTATCCGTTCGCGCTGTCGGCGCTGCTGGGCGCGCCGCGGTTGCTGTACCGGGCATGGAAGGACTACCAGTCGCTGCAGTCGGATTCGTCCGCGCGGCGCGTGTTGATCCTGGGTGCCGGCCAGGCCGCTGAGACCCTGGTCCGCGACCTGCGCCGGTCGGGCAACTTCGAACCGGTGGGCCTGCTGGATGATGCGCCCCACCTGCGCGGGGCCAAGCTGCAGGGCCTGCCCATCCTGGGTGGCCTGGACGACGCGCCGGCAGTAGTGCGCGAAACCGCGGCCAAGCTGCTGGTGATTGCGATGCCCTCGCTTGACGCTGCAGGCATGCAGCGCGTGGTCGCCATCTGTGAAAGCACCGGCGTACCATTCCGCACCGTGCCAAAGCTCAGCGACATCCTGCAGGGCCAGTCGCTGCCAGGGCAGTTGAAGGAAGTGGCGATCGAGGACCTGCTCGGTCGCAAGCCGATCATGCCGGACTGGAACCTGATCCGCGGCTGGTTGGGCGGGCGTACGGTGATGGTCACCGGTGCCGGTGGCTCGATCGGCTCGGAGCTGTGCCGCCAGTGCGCGCGCCACGGCGCCGGCCGCATCATCCTGCTGGAGATCAGCGAGCTGCTGTTGCTGACCATTGAAGGTGAACTGCGCCGCAGCTTCCCTGATGTCGAGGTCGAAGCGGTACTGGGTGACTGTGGCGACCCGGCGGTGATCCGCCACGCGTTGTCGCTGCATCCGGTCGATACCGCGTTCCACGCCGCTGCCTACAAGCATGTGCCGGTGCTGGAGCGCCAGCTGCGCGAAGCGGTACGCAACAACATCCTGGCCACCGAGAACGTGGCCCGTGCCTGCATGGAGGCACGCGTCGAGCATTTCGTGTTCATCTCCACCGACAAGGCAGTGGACCCGGTCAACGCACTGGGCGCCAGCAAGCGCTACGCCGAGATGATCTGCCAGAGCCTGGACCAGAAGTCCACGCACACCCGGTTCGTCACCGTGCGCTTCGGCAACGTGCTGGCCTCGGCCGGCAGCGTGGTGCCGTTGTTCCGCGAGCAGATCCTGCGCGGCGGGCCGGTCACCGTCACCGACCCGGAAGTCAGCCGCTACTTCATGACCATTCCGGAGGCCTGCCAGCTGATCCTGCAGGCCGCTGCGTCGGCGTCGCATGGTGCGATCTACACGCTCGACATGGGCGAGCCGGTGCCGATCCGCGTGCTGGCCGAACAGATGATCCGCCTGGCCGGCAAGCAGCCGTACAAGGACGTCCAGATCATCTACACCGGCCTGCGCCCGGGCGAGAAGCTGCACGAGACGCTGTTCTATTCGGACGAGGACTATCGTTCGACCGCACACCCGAAGATCCTTGAGGCCGGTGTGCGCACGTTCGCGCGCGATGTGGTGCTGGGCAATGTCCCGCGCCTGCGCGAGGCGGTGTGCAGCTACGACACGACCAGCATCCAGGAGATCCTGTTCGCGACGATGCCGGAGTTCTCTCCCATCGAACAGGATGCTTACATTTCATCCGCTAAAGTTGTGCCCTTTCCGGCACGTGAGGCCAACAGGCACCAATGA
- a CDS encoding MraY family glycosyltransferase gives MPWFVMGALLGLALLSAALTWAARGYALRRQLMDQPGERRSHSVATPRGGGIAIVISLLVTAGVAMWAWPEATPSLLVASLGLVLVAGIGWWDDHKPLPAMRRLLVHFIAAALLAALVKVHGGSWVLAVLVLLFTASLINIWNFMDGINGIAASQAIVVALGLAPVLPWPYSLAAVALGLACLGFLPFNFPRARIFMGDVGSGALGYAVAVVLAIASVRTDINWILLLVPASAFLVDAGFTLLARIISGQRWTEPHTQHVYQRAVQAGASHALVTGMYFALGLFSITVLNVCSNLQPRWEAVVAIAWFIALSVLWLLLRNGLRHRQGTI, from the coding sequence ATGCCGTGGTTTGTGATGGGGGCGCTGCTGGGATTGGCCCTGCTGAGTGCGGCGCTGACCTGGGCGGCACGCGGTTACGCGCTGCGCCGGCAGCTGATGGACCAGCCCGGCGAGCGCCGCAGCCATAGCGTGGCAACCCCGCGCGGTGGCGGCATTGCCATCGTCATCAGCCTGCTCGTTACGGCGGGCGTGGCGATGTGGGCCTGGCCCGAAGCAACGCCCAGCCTGCTGGTTGCCAGTCTCGGCCTGGTCCTGGTCGCGGGCATCGGCTGGTGGGACGACCACAAGCCGCTTCCGGCCATGCGCCGACTGCTGGTGCATTTCATTGCCGCCGCACTGCTGGCGGCGTTGGTCAAGGTTCATGGTGGCAGCTGGGTGCTGGCCGTACTGGTGCTGCTGTTCACCGCCTCGCTGATCAACATCTGGAACTTCATGGATGGGATCAACGGCATTGCCGCCAGCCAGGCCATCGTGGTCGCTCTGGGCCTGGCGCCGGTGCTGCCCTGGCCGTATTCGCTCGCAGCCGTGGCGTTGGGCCTGGCCTGCCTGGGATTCCTGCCGTTCAACTTTCCGCGGGCACGGATCTTCATGGGCGATGTCGGAAGTGGCGCGCTGGGGTACGCCGTGGCGGTGGTTCTGGCGATCGCCAGCGTGCGTACCGACATCAACTGGATCCTGCTGTTGGTGCCGGCCTCGGCGTTCCTTGTGGACGCAGGCTTCACACTGCTGGCGCGCATCATTTCGGGGCAACGCTGGACGGAACCCCATACCCAGCACGTCTACCAGAGGGCGGTGCAGGCAGGAGCCAGCCACGCCCTGGTGACAGGGATGTACTTTGCTTTGGGCCTGTTCAGTATTACAGTGCTTAATGTCTGCTCGAATTTGCAGCCGAGGTGGGAGGCTGTCGTGGCGATCGCGTGGTTCATTGCGCTGAGCGTCCTTTGGCTCCTCCTGCGCAATGGATTGCGTCACCGACAAGGAACTATCTGA
- the cmk gene encoding (d)CMP kinase: MNPLAPVLTIDGPSGAGKGTISRIVARRMGWHYLDSGALYRAVGVAASWADIDTSDASALVRCTFDTHVQFVEQGEAMRVMVNGTDATDELRLETTGALASAIAAIPEVRAALKERQRAFRELPGLVADGRDMGTVIFPDASYKVFLTASAEERAERRHKQLKDKGVSVNFDDLLREIMARDARDAQRTVAPLKPADDAVLIDTTGIGIDDVVARVMDLLPVPAA; this comes from the coding sequence ATGAATCCACTCGCTCCCGTCCTGACCATCGACGGCCCATCCGGGGCCGGCAAGGGTACCATCAGTCGCATCGTGGCGCGCCGGATGGGCTGGCATTACCTGGATTCAGGCGCGCTGTACCGGGCGGTGGGCGTGGCTGCCAGCTGGGCCGACATCGATACCTCCGACGCCTCGGCGCTGGTCCGCTGCACCTTCGATACCCACGTTCAGTTTGTCGAGCAGGGTGAAGCCATGCGGGTCATGGTCAACGGCACCGATGCCACCGACGAGCTGCGCCTGGAGACCACGGGCGCACTGGCCTCGGCCATTGCGGCCATCCCGGAGGTCCGTGCCGCCCTGAAGGAGCGCCAGCGCGCATTCAGGGAGCTGCCGGGCCTGGTCGCCGACGGCCGCGACATGGGCACGGTGATCTTCCCGGATGCCTCCTACAAGGTCTTTCTGACCGCCAGTGCCGAGGAACGCGCCGAGCGCCGGCATAAGCAGTTGAAAGACAAGGGGGTTTCTGTTAACTTTGATGACCTCCTGCGCGAGATCATGGCCCGCGACGCCCGTGATGCTCAGCGTACCGTGGCGCCCCTGAAGCCGGCAGACGATGCTGTCCTCATCGACACCACAGGCATCGGCATCGATGATGTCGTTGCCCGAGTGATGGATCTGCTTCCGGTTCCGGCTGCCTGA
- a CDS encoding LapA family protein yields the protein MKVFRLLVLLAVLILGLIIGAVNMTAMSINLLFTQLNTSVGVALIAALLIGVIVGAGLVLVSVVIPLYSQLRRANKSVAATPAPVVPPQSFDGR from the coding sequence ATGAAGGTTTTTCGTCTGCTGGTGCTGCTGGCGGTGCTGATCCTTGGACTGATCATTGGTGCGGTCAACATGACGGCCATGTCGATCAACCTGTTGTTCACCCAATTGAATACGTCCGTCGGCGTGGCGCTGATTGCCGCGCTGCTGATCGGCGTGATCGTCGGTGCAGGCCTGGTGCTGGTGAGCGTGGTCATTCCGCTCTACAGCCAGCTGCGCCGCGCCAACAAGTCCGTTGCCGCCACGCCGGCGCCGGTGGTTCCCCCGCAATCTTTTGATGGACGCTGA
- the galU gene encoding UTP--glucose-1-phosphate uridylyltransferase GalU, producing MSKRIRKAVFPVAGLGTRFLPATKTVPKEMLPIIDRPLIQYAVDEAIEAGCDTLVFITNRYKHAVADYFDKAYELEQKLERAGKLEQLELIRHVLPNGVRAIFVTQAEALGLGHAVLCAKAVIGDEPFAVLLPDDLIWNRGDGALKQMADLNEASGASVIAVEDVPHDKTASYGIVATDAFDGRKGRISQIVEKPKPEDAPSDLAVVGRYVLSPKIFELLEQTGSGAGGEIQLTDAIAQLLKTEEVDAYRFEGTRFDCGTHLGLVEATIRFALDNPKLAGPAREKLAAMLAE from the coding sequence ATGAGCAAGCGAATTCGCAAGGCAGTTTTCCCGGTGGCAGGACTGGGGACGCGTTTTCTGCCAGCAACCAAGACCGTTCCGAAGGAAATGCTGCCGATCATCGACCGGCCGCTGATCCAGTACGCGGTGGATGAAGCGATCGAGGCGGGCTGCGACACGCTGGTGTTCATCACCAACCGCTACAAGCATGCGGTGGCCGATTATTTCGACAAGGCCTACGAACTGGAGCAGAAGCTCGAGCGCGCTGGCAAGCTGGAGCAGCTGGAGTTGATCCGTCATGTGCTGCCCAACGGCGTCCGCGCGATCTTCGTGACCCAGGCTGAAGCACTGGGCCTGGGCCATGCGGTGCTGTGTGCCAAGGCGGTGATCGGCGACGAACCGTTCGCGGTACTGCTGCCGGACGACCTGATCTGGAACCGTGGCGATGGCGCGCTGAAGCAGATGGCCGACCTCAACGAAGCCAGCGGTGCCAGCGTGATCGCGGTGGAAGACGTGCCGCATGACAAGACCGCCAGCTACGGCATCGTTGCCACCGATGCGTTCGATGGCCGCAAGGGCCGTATTTCTCAGATCGTGGAGAAGCCGAAGCCGGAGGACGCGCCGAGCGACCTGGCCGTGGTCGGCCGCTACGTGCTGAGCCCGAAGATCTTCGAGCTGCTGGAGCAGACCGGCAGTGGTGCCGGTGGCGAGATCCAGCTGACCGACGCGATCGCGCAGCTGCTGAAGACCGAAGAGGTGGATGCCTATCGTTTCGAGGGCACCCGTTTCGACTGCGGTACGCACCTGGGGCTGGTGGAGGCGACGATCCGCTTCGCGCTGGACAACCCGAAGCTGGCCGGCCCGGCACGCGAGAAGCTGGCGGCGATGTTGGCGGAATAA
- the lapB gene encoding lipopolysaccharide assembly protein LapB: MDFVTEWLWFFLFVPLAALAGWVIGRRGGQRHGDNQVSRLSSTYFRGLNYLLNEQPDKAIELFLHIAELDKETFETQVALGHLFRRRGEVDRAIRLHQGLVNRHDLSDAQRVQALLALGEDYMKSGLLDRAETVFTELAQLDQRAPQALKHLIGIYQAERDWEKAIDNATRFEDVTGEPMGKLIGQFECELAERFRGAGKLEEARAAIARAYQADAMSVRAGIIEGRLETDAGNAEAAVRAFERAARNDPEYLPELLPALMANYRKVGDLGGARAFLSEMTEHYRGIAPVLALTRLMEEQEGVAPARAYLGRQLKDRPSVRGESALIDLTLAEGADSTATLHDLKHITDQLLVRNPAYRCTRCGFGARTHHWQCPSCKEWGTVKPLLNYAVL; encoded by the coding sequence ATGGATTTCGTCACCGAGTGGCTGTGGTTTTTCCTGTTCGTTCCGCTGGCCGCGTTGGCCGGATGGGTGATCGGCCGGCGTGGCGGGCAACGCCACGGTGACAACCAGGTCAGCCGCCTGTCCAGCACCTATTTCCGCGGCCTGAACTACCTGCTCAACGAACAGCCAGACAAGGCCATCGAGCTGTTCCTGCACATCGCCGAGCTGGACAAGGAAACCTTCGAGACCCAGGTCGCGCTGGGCCATCTGTTCCGCCGCCGGGGTGAAGTCGATCGCGCCATCCGCCTGCACCAGGGCCTGGTCAACCGCCACGACCTGAGCGACGCGCAGCGCGTGCAGGCACTGCTGGCACTGGGCGAGGACTACATGAAGTCCGGCCTGCTGGATCGCGCCGAGACCGTGTTCACCGAACTGGCACAGCTGGACCAGCGTGCTCCGCAGGCGCTCAAGCACCTGATCGGCATTTACCAGGCCGAGCGTGACTGGGAAAAGGCGATCGACAATGCCACCCGCTTCGAGGACGTGACCGGCGAGCCGATGGGCAAGCTGATCGGCCAGTTCGAGTGCGAGCTGGCCGAGCGCTTCCGCGGTGCCGGCAAGCTGGAAGAGGCGAGGGCGGCGATTGCCCGCGCCTACCAGGCCGACGCGATGTCGGTGCGTGCCGGCATCATCGAGGGCCGCCTGGAAACGGATGCCGGCAACGCAGAAGCAGCCGTGCGCGCGTTCGAGCGCGCGGCCCGCAACGATCCCGAGTACCTGCCCGAGCTGCTGCCGGCGCTGATGGCCAACTACCGCAAGGTCGGTGACCTCGGCGGTGCGCGTGCCTTCCTGTCGGAAATGACCGAGCACTATCGCGGCATCGCCCCGGTGCTGGCGCTGACCCGCCTGATGGAAGAGCAGGAGGGCGTGGCCCCGGCCCGTGCCTACCTCGGCCGCCAGCTCAAGGATCGTCCTTCGGTACGTGGCGAGTCCGCGCTGATCGACCTGACCCTGGCAGAAGGCGCCGATTCCACGGCGACCCTGCACGACCTCAAGCACATCACCGACCAGCTGCTGGTCCGCAACCCCGCTTACCGCTGCACCCGCTGCGGCTTCGGTGCGCGCACCCACCACTGGCAGTGCCCGAGCTGCAAGGAGTGGGGCACGGTCAAGCCACTGCTGAACTACGCGGTGCTCTGA
- a CDS encoding acetyl-CoA C-acyltransferase — protein sequence MTKQIQDAYIVAATRTPVGKAPKGMFRNTRPDDMLAHVLRSVVAQAPGVDVNRIDDAIIGCAMPEAEQGMNVARIGVLLAGLPNTIAAQTVNRFCSSGLQAVAQAADAIRLGNADLMLAGGTESMSMVPMMGNKIAMAPSVFDNDHVAIAYGMGITAEKVAEEWKVSREDQDAFALASHQKAMAAIQNGDFKDEISPYEIISHQPDLADGKRILTRNKLADTDEGPRPDSSAEGLAKLRPVFRNGQFGGTVTAGNSSQMSDGAGAVLLASEQAIKDYGLTPLARFVSFSVAGVRPEVMGIGPIAAIPKALKQAGLTQDQLDWIELNEAFAAQSLAVIRDCGLDPSKVNPLGGAIALGHPLGATGAIRTATLLHGLRRRQQKYGMVTMCIGTGMGAAGIFEAL from the coding sequence ATGACCAAGCAAATCCAGGACGCCTACATCGTCGCCGCCACCCGCACCCCGGTTGGCAAGGCGCCCAAGGGCATGTTCCGCAACACCCGCCCCGATGACATGCTTGCGCACGTGCTGCGCAGCGTCGTTGCCCAGGCCCCCGGCGTGGATGTCAATCGCATCGATGACGCGATCATCGGCTGCGCGATGCCGGAAGCCGAGCAGGGCATGAACGTGGCGCGTATCGGCGTGCTGCTGGCCGGCCTGCCGAACACCATCGCCGCGCAGACCGTGAACCGCTTCTGCTCGTCCGGCCTGCAGGCCGTGGCGCAGGCCGCCGACGCGATCCGCCTGGGCAACGCCGACCTGATGCTGGCCGGCGGCACCGAGTCGATGTCGATGGTGCCGATGATGGGCAACAAGATAGCGATGGCGCCGAGCGTGTTCGACAACGACCACGTGGCCATCGCCTACGGCATGGGCATCACCGCCGAAAAGGTCGCCGAAGAGTGGAAGGTCTCGCGCGAAGACCAGGACGCCTTCGCCCTGGCCTCGCACCAGAAGGCGATGGCCGCGATCCAGAACGGTGACTTCAAGGACGAGATCAGCCCGTACGAGATCATCTCGCACCAGCCGGACCTGGCTGACGGCAAGCGCATCCTCACCCGCAACAAGCTGGCCGACACCGACGAAGGCCCGCGCCCGGATTCCTCGGCCGAAGGCCTGGCCAAGCTGCGCCCGGTGTTCCGCAACGGCCAGTTCGGCGGCACCGTCACTGCTGGCAACTCGTCGCAGATGAGCGACGGCGCCGGTGCCGTGCTGCTGGCCTCGGAACAGGCGATCAAGGACTACGGCCTGACCCCGCTGGCCCGTTTCGTCAGCTTCTCGGTAGCCGGCGTGCGCCCGGAAGTGATGGGCATCGGCCCGATCGCTGCGATTCCGAAGGCACTCAAGCAGGCCGGCCTGACCCAGGACCAGCTGGACTGGATTGAACTGAACGAAGCGTTCGCCGCGCAGTCGCTGGCGGTGATCCGCGATTGCGGCCTGGACCCGAGCAAGGTCAACCCGCTGGGCGGCGCGATCGCCCTGGGCCACCCGCTGGGTGCGACCGGCGCGATCCGCACCGCAACCCTGCTGCACGGCCTGCGCCGTCGCCAGCAGAAGTACGGCATGGTGACGATGTGCATCGGCACCGGCATGGGCGCAGCGGGTATTTTCGAGGCGCTGTAA
- the rpsA gene encoding 30S ribosomal protein S1, whose protein sequence is MTESFAELFEASQANLAKLKPGAIVSGTVVEVRGDVVVINAGLKSEGIVPIEQFRNDAGEIDVAEGDIVKVALDSIENGFGETVLSREKAKRAMVWDELEEALEKNETITGRISGKVKGGFTVDIKDVRAFLPGSLVDVRPVRDPAYLEGKELEFKLIKLDRKRNNVVVSRRAVVESEHSEEREQLMDKLQEGAILKGVVKNLTDYGAFVDLGGIDGLLHITDMAWKRVRHPSEVVNVGDELDVRVLKFDRERNRVSLGLKQLGEDPWDNIARRYPANSRVFGKVSNVTDYGAFVEIEPGVEGLVHVSEMDWTNKNVNPSKVVQVGDEVEVMVLDVDEERRRISLGMKQVAANPWETFAATHKKGDKVSGQIKSITDFGIFIGLDGGIDGLVHLSDISWATTGEDIVRNFKKGDTLDAVVLAVDPERERISLGVKQLEQDPFGQYMAANPKGSKVEGVVKEVDAKGAIIELADGIEGYVSARDIANERVDDATQHLKVGDKVEAKFVGMDRKGRTLQLSIKAKDDAEMREVLEEYQSSSAASGTTQLGALLRAQLSGNKSE, encoded by the coding sequence ATGACCGAATCATTTGCCGAACTGTTTGAAGCCAGCCAGGCCAACCTGGCCAAGCTGAAGCCGGGCGCCATCGTCAGCGGTACCGTTGTTGAAGTCCGCGGCGACGTCGTGGTGATCAACGCTGGCCTGAAGTCTGAAGGCATCGTGCCGATCGAACAGTTCCGTAACGACGCTGGCGAAATCGACGTCGCCGAAGGCGACATCGTCAAGGTCGCCCTCGACTCGATCGAGAACGGCTTCGGCGAAACCGTCCTGTCGCGCGAGAAGGCCAAGCGCGCGATGGTGTGGGACGAGCTGGAAGAAGCGTTGGAAAAGAACGAAACCATCACCGGCCGCATCAGCGGCAAGGTCAAGGGTGGTTTCACCGTGGACATCAAGGATGTCCGCGCCTTCCTGCCGGGTTCCCTGGTCGATGTGCGCCCGGTGCGCGATCCGGCCTACCTGGAAGGCAAGGAGCTCGAGTTCAAGCTCATCAAGCTGGACCGCAAGCGTAACAACGTCGTGGTTTCGCGCCGCGCTGTCGTCGAAAGCGAGCACTCGGAAGAGCGCGAGCAGCTGATGGACAAGCTGCAGGAAGGCGCGATCCTGAAGGGTGTCGTCAAGAACCTGACCGACTACGGCGCATTCGTGGACCTGGGCGGTATCGACGGCCTGCTGCACATCACCGACATGGCATGGAAGCGCGTGCGCCATCCGTCCGAAGTCGTGAACGTCGGCGACGAGCTGGACGTGCGCGTGCTGAAGTTCGACCGCGAGCGCAACCGCGTTTCGCTGGGCCTGAAGCAGCTGGGCGAAGATCCGTGGGATAACATCGCCCGTCGTTACCCGGCCAACAGCCGCGTCTTCGGCAAGGTCTCCAACGTCACCGATTACGGCGCGTTCGTCGAGATCGAGCCGGGCGTCGAAGGCCTGGTGCACGTTTCCGAGATGGATTGGACCAACAAGAACGTCAACCCGTCCAAGGTTGTGCAGGTCGGTGACGAAGTTGAAGTCATGGTCCTGGACGTGGACGAGGAGCGTCGCCGCATCTCGCTGGGCATGAAGCAGGTTGCCGCCAATCCGTGGGAAACCTTCGCTGCCACCCACAAGAAGGGTGACAAGGTGTCGGGCCAGATCAAGTCGATCACCGACTTCGGCATCTTCATCGGCCTGGACGGCGGCATCGACGGCCTGGTTCACCTGTCCGACATCAGCTGGGCGACCACTGGCGAAGACATCGTTCGCAACTTCAAGAAGGGCGACACCCTGGACGCGGTTGTCCTGGCTGTCGATCCGGAGCGTGAGCGCATCTCGCTGGGCGTCAAGCAGCTGGAGCAGGATCCGTTCGGCCAGTACATGGCCGCCAATCCGAAGGGCTCCAAGGTTGAAGGCGTGGTGAAGGAAGTCGACGCCAAGGGCGCGATCATCGAGCTGGCTGACGGCATCGAAGGTTACGTTTCGGCTCGCGACATCGCCAACGAGCGCGTTGACGACGCCACCCAGCACCTGAAGGTCGGCGACAAGGTCGAAGCCAAGTTCGTGGGCATGGACCGCAAGGGCCGTACCCTGCAGCTGTCGATCAAGGCCAAGGACGACGCGGAAATGCGCGAAGTGCTGGAGGAATACCAGTCCTCTTCGGCTGCCAGCGGCACCACCCAGCTGGGCGCGCTGCTGCGTGCACAGCTGAGCGGCAACAAGTCCGAGTAA
- the ykgO gene encoding type B 50S ribosomal protein L36, translating into MKVLSSLKSAKARHRDCKVVRRRGKIFVICKSNPRFKARQR; encoded by the coding sequence ATGAAAGTCCTGTCCTCCCTGAAGTCGGCGAAGGCCCGTCACCGTGACTGCAAGGTCGTGCGTCGTCGTGGCAAGATCTTCGTCATCTGCAAGTCGAACCCGCGTTTCAAGGCGCGTCAGCGCTAA
- a CDS encoding integration host factor subunit beta has product MTKSELIEILARRQAHLKADDVDLAVKSLLEMMGGSLSAGDRIEIRGFGSFSLHYRPPRLGRNPKTGESVALPGKHVPHFKPGKELRERVSSVLPLDADPA; this is encoded by the coding sequence ATGACCAAATCCGAACTGATCGAAATCCTTGCGCGCCGGCAGGCGCACCTGAAGGCCGATGATGTCGATCTGGCGGTCAAGTCATTGCTGGAAATGATGGGCGGTTCCCTCTCTGCCGGGGATCGCATCGAAATCCGCGGCTTTGGCAGCTTCTCGCTGCACTATCGTCCGCCACGCCTGGGTCGCAACCCGAAGACCGGCGAATCGGTTGCCCTTCCGGGCAAGCACGTCCCCCATTTCAAGCCGGGCAAGGAACTGCGCGAGCGGGTCAGCAGTGTGCTGCCGCTGGACGCCGATCCGGCCTGA